In the genome of Arachis stenosperma cultivar V10309 chromosome 6, arast.V10309.gnm1.PFL2, whole genome shotgun sequence, the window GAcaccattaacaaaaatatcatattttttttacataaatgaTAAACGAATTTTGTATTTAGCAAACAACTTgtgcattttattttaaattcaatcaTTCACAAAAAAACATTGAAAAAATTCCTTGACACATCACCAAATTTTAACTATGTCAAAGTCTCATTTTTCTAATAATACTTACAAAAAGTCGCATCGAAATCTAATATCTAAagtattttatgaaaaaatataactaatatCCGGTTAATTTTCTCACTTTTTAAATCTTTTGGAGCTTATTTGTTATCtttccaagttatttttgttagCGGCATAAACTTTTGGGTACCATCTTGGTAGTTTATTTTTGATAAAGTATGCAGATGTTAAAAAAAAGGAGTTGTCGCCTTCTCTTCATGCAACAAGGAAACTAAATGAACAAGATATAGCAATAGTTTCAAATAGAACATTTGCTTCATACCATATATAGCTTCCATGTTATTTTCCTTGTAAACACCAAGAGGTGATCCATGAACAGAGAGAAGCATCTCGCCAGGTTTTGGCAGCCTAAGGGTTTTGGGCGTCATCCCAACAGACAAGCGCTGACTACCTACCTGCAAAAGGCAACAAAGCCAAATCAATCACAGCTGTTTAAAAAATAGCCTCAGCAACGAATACTAGAGTTCataaagtcatccataaaaaaCAGAAGGTAAAAAATAAAGGGAGAAAAAAATACGGACATTGGGAGTCTGAAGACCTTCTTGACTTGTGAGAGTCTGAGCTTCACATGGCTCCTCAAAAACCTATGTAACAGACATTCaatcaattcatattatcacaATACATTGCAATCACTAATTAGTTGTTATTTGCAAGCTGTTTAAGTTAGTCATAATAGATTTAGCAGCGTATGCAAAGAAACTAGTAACAGAGGTAAGTTCTCTTCCATCTGTACATGAAACGATCCTAAATGAATAGCAACGTTTCTCATTCAAATTAATTCATGGATGGAGCACATGATGGAAATGAGAATGGAAGTGCTATATCAATGCTGCTCCTACACAGCTACCCCAATTTTATGTTGCATCAAGTCTTGCGTAAGTGACCCAAATAAGCCAGCTAAGGATGTTAACAAATACAATTAATCAAAGTGCACAGAGAAGATAGAGAACATACAAAGTCCTTAAAATGAAGATTTTCATCACCAAGATATCCTGTTCTCCCTGCCAACAAAGAAGTAAACTAACAGGTATCAACTACAATGTATGCCAAAATGTATAAGAACTATAATATCTATAGTAAAATCGttcaaaattgaaggaactcAAACAATTTAAGGGGCATAGAACAATAGTATGTTTCGTAACACacatttccatttttttttattcaatttaagAAACTTTAATTCAGATATGAAATGAGttaaatcaaaagagaaaactAATCACTACCAGTATTGCTAGAGTATTCAAAACCACCAAACTGAGGAACCGAAGCAGGACATTCCGAAGGAAAAGCAATTGAAAGCCTCTGGAACAGAGAAGCGTGCAAATCTCTTCCTACACCACCACAGGTCGTGGACATTCTGCTCCCTCTCTCTTTCCACTTCACATCGAATTTCCCATTCTCTTCATCTTTCACAATTGAGAGATTCGGTAAGGTTTCTTCGAAGACCTGCAGCATTGGCTTCCGGAGCTGTTCCTCACTGAAACACGACCGAACCAAACGAAGTTCCATCAACAGTCGCTCGATCTCAACATCACGAACCACCCTAATTGCACTGATTTGACGCTCCACTGTCACAAACACACAGGTAGAGttttaatgaaaataaataGTGAAAACTTTATGCTGATCAAGAaatttgttatttgattttgcTGTACCTTCGATTTCAAGCTCCTTGAATTGAGGTTGCTGCGTTCGGGTTTTAAGTTCCTTCAATTGAGTTGATTGTTTAACCATTTTCTTGGCTCTGCGCCTTGGAAATTTTGCCTTTAATAGTAAGAAAAAAGGGCTACAAATCTACAATAGACCACAAATAAAGACACAAATATCCTACATGATATAATTTACAACATCCATGTACAAGTCTCCAACattcattaaaaattttcaCCTATCATCATTTTAATCTACATTATTACTTAATAGACCAAAAATTACAGCAGGTGGATAGCTTTTTCTCATCTCCTAAAGCAATCACTCAATCTTTCCTCACAACATCCTTCATTATTTTCCCTCCATCTTATGTGAT includes:
- the LOC130933148 gene encoding uncharacterized protein LOC130933148, with protein sequence MVKQSTQLKELKTRTQQPQFKELEIEVERQISAIRVVRDVEIERLLMELRLVRSCFSEEQLRKPMLQVFEETLPNLSIVKDEENGKFDVKWKERGSRMSTTCGGVGRDLHASLFQRLSIAFPSECPASVPQFGGFEYSSNTGRTGYLGDENLHFKDFVFEEPCEAQTLTSQEGLQTPNVGSQRLSVGMTPKTLRLPKPGEMLLSVHGSPLGVYKENNMEAIYESEEG